A stretch of the Bacteroidia bacterium genome encodes the following:
- a CDS encoding transferase hexapeptide repeat family protein produces MIYEFNGYKPVIHESAFIHPQATVTGNVIIGKNVYVGPGAAIRGDWGEIIIEDGCNVQENCTIHMFPGTTVVLKEAAHIGHGAIIHGAIIGKNAMIGMNAVIMDNVIIGDNCIVGALSFVKADTIVPEKKILVGNPAKIVKDVSDEMIEWKTSGTKLYQQLPEECRKTLKPCEPLREKETNRPTQQDFYKTWNQSKK; encoded by the coding sequence ATGATTTACGAATTTAACGGCTACAAACCTGTCATCCACGAAAGTGCGTTCATTCATCCGCAGGCGACAGTAACTGGGAATGTGATTATTGGCAAAAATGTATATGTTGGTCCTGGTGCTGCTATTCGTGGTGATTGGGGTGAAATTATTATTGAAGACGGTTGTAATGTGCAGGAAAATTGCACTATTCACATGTTTCCGGGAACAACTGTTGTGTTGAAAGAAGCTGCACACATTGGTCATGGAGCGATTATTCACGGAGCTATTATTGGGAAAAATGCGATGATTGGAATGAATGCTGTTATTATGGACAATGTGATTATTGGTGATAATTGTATTGTGGGCGCATTGAGTTTTGTGAAAGCAGATACGATTGTTCCTGAAAAAAAGATTTTGGTAGGCAATCCTGCAAAAATTGTGAAGGACGTAAGTGATGAAATGATTGAATGGAAAACGAGTGGAACAAAATTATATCAGCAACTTCCAGAAGAATGCCGTAAAACATTAAAGCCTTGCGAGCCTTTGCGAGAAAAGGAAACTAACCGACCCACGCAACAAGATTTTTACAAAACCTGGAATCAGAGTAAAAAATAA
- a CDS encoding gliding motility-associated C-terminal domain-containing protein has protein sequence MKKTFFLLLFSLCLLAFTTKAQPQNLVTNPSFEISDTCPNNLGEISIATPWISPTLGTPDYYNTCASAPSGVNAPNNVYGSQNAHSGLGYGGFVTYSLYDSNYREYLQVQLLHNLIKGKKYCVSFFVSLADSVEYSTKDMGIFFSTKAITSTNFFNLNQIPQIVEDTNITNKVNWTIVSGSFIADSTYSYITIGNFDDDLQCNALPSGVSSSSPQYGGAYYYIDDVSVTECDDTIATNDDVVQIPNVITPNNDGKNDYFVIENLPDNSELTIYNRWGNNVYQSLNYQNNWKADEVNAGTYYYLLTLPNKEVKKGFLEVIK, from the coding sequence ATGAAAAAAACATTCTTTCTATTACTTTTTTCGCTTTGCCTCTTGGCTTTTACAACAAAAGCACAACCGCAAAATTTAGTAACTAATCCCAGTTTCGAAATTTCTGATACGTGTCCTAATAATCTTGGTGAAATTAGTATAGCTACACCTTGGATTTCTCCAACATTAGGAACTCCAGATTATTATAATACGTGTGCCTCAGCGCCATCTGGAGTAAATGCACCAAATAATGTTTATGGTAGCCAAAATGCGCATTCGGGTTTGGGGTATGGAGGGTTTGTAACTTATTCATTATACGATTCTAATTATAGAGAATATTTACAAGTGCAACTATTACATAATCTGATAAAGGGTAAAAAGTATTGTGTTAGCTTTTTTGTAAGCTTAGCTGATAGCGTAGAATATAGTACAAAAGATATGGGAATATTTTTTTCCACCAAAGCAATAACAAGTACGAACTTTTTTAATTTAAATCAGATACCTCAAATAGTTGAAGACACTAATATAACTAACAAAGTAAATTGGACGATTGTAAGCGGAAGTTTTATTGCAGATTCAACTTATTCATACATTACTATTGGAAACTTTGATGATGATTTACAATGTAATGCTCTACCAAGCGGTGTTTCATCAAGTAGCCCACAATACGGAGGAGCTTATTACTACATAGATGATGTTTCAGTAACGGAGTGTGATGATACAATTGCAACAAATGATGATGTGGTGCAAATACCCAATGTAATTACACCCAACAACGATGGCAAAAACGATTATTTTGTGATAGAGAACTTACCCGATAACAGCGAGCTTACTATTTATAACCGTTGGGGTAATAACGTTTACCAAAGCCTCAATTATCAAAACAATTGGAAAGCGGATGAAGTAAATGCAGGAACGTATTATTACCTATTAACTTTACCAAATAAGGAAGTGAAGAAAGGGTTCCTTGAAGTGATAAAGTAA